In the Juglans microcarpa x Juglans regia isolate MS1-56 chromosome 6D, Jm3101_v1.0, whole genome shotgun sequence genome, one interval contains:
- the LOC121235214 gene encoding uncharacterized protein LOC121235214: MRGANGDSRAVNNALETISAAATAIASADNRAPQATVQKRRWGSCWSTYWCFGSHKHRKRIGHAVLVPETTSSRTDASGSENLIQTPAVVFPFVAPPSSPASFLQSEPPSATQSPVGILSRTSIAANMYSPGGPASIFAIGPYAHETQLVSPPVFSTFTTEPSTAPFTPPPESVHLTTPSSPEVPFAQLLDPNLRNGEACQKFPFSYYEFQSYQLHPGSPVGQLISPSSGISGSGTSSPFPDHEFAAAGHHILEFRTGDPPKLLSLYKLSTRDRRSHQGSGSLTPDAVRPTSHDGFLLNGQISEVISHWHPDNGRRDDEDAVSRRFSFELTAEHEARCVDKKPLPLAEAISVCLKDTTAERQNLTGVADCNDCRVGETSNYAPEKSPEDREEAEQHQKHRSITLGSAKEFNFDNTDGGDSCRPDASTDWWANENVVGKESGPTKNWSFFPMIQPGVS; this comes from the exons ATGAGAGGTGCGAATGGTGATTCGAGAGCTGTAAACAACGCTTTGGAGACTATAAGCGCTGCTGCTACTGCGATCGCGTCGGCTGACAATCGTGCTCCTCAAGCCACAGTTCAG AAGAGAAGATGGGGAAGCTGCTGGAGCACTTATTGGTGTTTTGGATCTCACAAACACAGAAAACGAATTGGGCATGCTGTGTTGGTTCCTGAAACAACATCCTCTCGAACTGATGCTTCTGGATCTGAAAATCTAATCCAAACACCAGCGGTAGTATTTCCCTTTGTTGCACCTCCCTCCTCTCCTGCATCTTTCCTTCAATCAGAACCTCCTTCTGCTACACAATCACCAGTGGGTATATTGTCGCGCACTTCTATTGCTGCAAATATGTACTCCCCAGGTGGGCCTGCCTCAATTTTTGCCATAGGTCCTTATGCCCATGAAACTCAGTTAGTCTCTCCACCGGTTTTCTCAACCTTCACCACTGAACCATCAACTGCTCCTTTCACTCCGCCTCCTGAGTCTGTCCACTTGACCACACCTTCCTCACCTGAAGTGCCATTTGCTCAGCTGCTTGATCCTAACCTCCGGAATGGTGAGGCTTGTCAGAAATTCCCATTTTCGTACTATGAATTCCAGTCTTATCAACTTCACCCCGGAAGCCCAGTTGGTCAGCTAATATCCCCAAGCTCTGGGATCTCAGGTTCAGGTACCTCATCTCCTTTCCCCGACCACGAATTTGCTGCTGCTGGTCACCACATCCTTGAGTTTCGAACAGGTGACCCTCCCAAGCTTTTGAGCCTATATAAGCTGTCCACCCGTGATCGCAGATCACATCAAGGTTCTGGTTCGTTGACTCCTGATGCTGTGAGGCCCACATCTCATGATGGTTTTCTTCTCAACGGTCAGATTTCTGAAGTTATTTCCCATTGGCATCCTGACAATGGAAGGCGGGATGATGAGGATGCTGTTAGTCGTAGGTTCTCGTTTGAGTTAACTGCTGAACATGAGGCAAGATGTGTTGATAAGAAACCATTGCCATTGGCTGAAGCCATATCAGTGTGTCTAAAAGATACAACTGCCGAAAGACAAAATCTTACTGGAGTCGCTGATTGTAATGACTGCCGTGTTGGTGAAACTTCCAATTATGCACCAGAGAAATCTCCTGAGGATCGGGAGGAGGCAGAGCAGCATCAGAAGCATCGGTCTATCACTCTTGGTTCGGCTAAAGAATTCAATTTTGACAATACAGATGGAGGAGACTCTTGTAGGCCTGATGCTAGCACTGACTGGTGGGCAAATGAAAACGTTGTGGGGAAGGAGAGTGGGCCGACCAAGAATTGGTCTTTCTTCCCTATGATACAACCTGGCGTTAGCTAA
- the LOC121235700 gene encoding BTB/POZ domain-containing protein At5g41330, with the protein MPPFEGWATNGAGRTKTDSNIVTVDVGGQIFQTTKQTLSLAGPKSLFSRISVSHFGPPFIDRDPELFSVLLSLLRTGNLPSKAKAFGLQDLISESQFYGIEPLLLNSLSNPSQFDAFNLEKSLVLPLNGRNSPSTIATTPCGSVHVAHGSKITSFDWSLRTKSTILTQYTAIDSLMAISPSVAAAGATDFSGLQILDLQKGIVKESLNWENVTRSSSTVQAIGSSPELLFASFESGRRNSNSIMVYDLQTLTPVAEVGHSEIYGAEIDSAIPATKLNWVSGYNLLMASGSHSGPSGVLGNIKFWDVRSGNMVWELKEKVDCFSDIAVSDNLSGIFKVGVNTGEVYFSDLRNIDSDNPWVCLGDRRKLVNGKKEGVGCKIESHGNQVFCSKGGNIELWTEVVMGSSKQSQDKLEDRVFRKNLMGRVKDMGSSKITNLALGGNKMFVTRKDQQNVEVWQSSGRGF; encoded by the coding sequence atgccACCTTTTGAGGGCTGGGCAACAAACGGGGCTGGACGAACCAAAACAGATTCTAACATAGTCACTGTCGATGTAGGTGGGCAGATTTTTCAGACCACCAAGCAAACCCTTAGTCTAGCCGGACCCAAGTCCCTGTTTTCTCGGATTTCTGTCTCGCACTTCGGTCCGCCTTTCATCGACCGAGACCCCGAGTTGTTCTCGGTCCTTCTTTCGCTTCTCAGAACCGGTAATCTTCCCTCCAAGGCCAAAGCTTTCGGCCTCCAAGACCTGATTTCCGAGTCCCAGTTCTACGGCATCGAACCCCTTTTACTGAATTCGCTCTCCAACCCGTCGCAATTCGATGCGTTTAACCTCGAGAAATCGTTGGTTTTACCGTTGAATGGCCGCAATTCGCCGTCCACGATTGCCACGACGCCGTGCGGCTCGGTCCACGTGGCGCATGGTAGCAAGATAACATCGTTTGATTGGTCGTTGAGGACAAAGTCAACGATTCTTACCCAATATACGGCGATTGATTCGCTTATGGCGATATCGCCATCCGTGGCCGCTGCCGGGGCCACGGATTTCTCGGGGCTTCAGATTCTTGATCTTCAAAAGGGGATTGTAAAAGAGAGCTTGAATTGGGAGAATGTGACTCGATCAAGTTCGACAGTACAAGCAATTGGATCCTCGCCCGAGCTTCTATTCGCTAGTTTCGAATCGGGTCGGCGGAATTCGAATTCGATTATGGTTTATGATCTGCAGACCTTGACTCCGGTAGCTGAGGTTGGTCACTCTGAAATTTATGGTGCCGAGATTGATTCGGCGATCCCTGCCACGAAATTGAATTGGGTTTCTGGTTATAATTTGTTAATGGCATCCGGGTCTCATAGTGGGCCTTCGGGAGTATTGGGTAACATCAAATTCTGGGATGTAAGATCGGGAAACATGGTATGGGAGCTTAAGGAGAAGGTAGATTGCTTTTCGGATATAGCGGTTTCGGATAATTTGTCAGGAATCTTTAAGGTTGGTGTGAACACGGGCGAGGTGTACTTTTCAGATTTGCGCAATATTGATAGTGATAATCCATGGGTTTGCCTTGGGGATAGAAGAAAACTTGTGAATGGGAAGAAGGAAGGTGTCGGGTGCAAGATTGAGAGTCATGGGAATCAAGTGTTTTGCAGTAAGGGAGGGAATATAGAGCTGTGGACAGAGGTAGTGATGGGCTCTTCAAAGCAGAGTCAAGATAAGTTGGAAGACAGGGTCTTTAGGAAAAACTTAATGGGGAGAGTGAAGGATATGGGAAGTTCCAAGATAACCAACTTGGCTCTTGGAGGGAACAAGATGTTTGTGACCCGGAAAGATCAGCAAAATGTGGAGGTTTGGCAGAGTTCAGGGAGGGGATTTTGA
- the LOC121235530 gene encoding uncharacterized protein LOC121235530, with the protein MADDDHVHSTNSAVNVESNPQSPYFLTNVDHPGVLLVSEKLSNTKVAVLFSSLSKCNTIVLSRLLNSLFSKIGQSVIYVDSSHVMWLELKERFSQGNRPRIFELQAAISALYQEHSDVSTYFTD; encoded by the exons ATGgctgatgatgatcatgtacATTCCACTAATTCCGCTGTTAATGTTGAATCTAATCCACAAAGTCCCTATTTCCTCACCAATGTTGATCATCCTGGCGTTCTTTTGGTGAGTGAGAAACTGAGCAACA CCAAGGTTGCTGTCCTGTTTTCTTCTTTGAGCAAATGCAACACCATTGTGTTGTCTCGGCTTCTTAattctttgttttcaaaaattggTCAGAGTGTAATCTATGTTGATTCCTCTCATGTAATGTGGCTTGAGTTGAAGGAACGTTTTTCTCAAGGTAACAGACCTCGGATCTTTGAGTTGCAAGCTGCTATTTCTGCATTATATCAAGAACATAGTGATGTTAGCACATATTTCACAGATTGA